The following nucleotide sequence is from Myxococcus stipitatus.
CTCAGGATTGCAATATCTGCCTCTGAGCAGGCTATCGAGGTCCCCGGCGTTGCCACCGCGGCCCGCCCCAGATTCCTGGGGCGGGCCGTCACGCATTACCAGCCGAACCTCCACGGCCCGCCCGCGCCGGGCATTCGCTCGTGGGCCTCGTTGGAGAAGCTGGCCTTGACGTGCTGTCGAACGTGGCTTTGACGCACTCCGGACGCGGTAACCGGATTACGGGTAGGACGAGAAGGCTACTGAGAGAGTCCTTTCACCCTCCTGACTCTTCTGGAATACGTGGTCCCCGTGGCCGGCTCGAGACTGCTTGCGCATCCACCTGTCGTGACAGGCCGCGCAGTCAGTCGACGGCCTCCCCTGATTGCAGCGACCCATCGCGCGCGTCGCTGGTGCGGCGCCCGACTCACGAGGACTCATGCATACGAAGGTGAATCCGCTGGTTGTCACACTGGCTGTTCTGGCGATGTCCATGGGGGCGAGCGCCGCCGCCCCAGCTGACGCGGGGAATGTGTGCGCGGGGCAGGGCTCGCCGCCGTCCGGCTTCCCGAGCTGCGTGTGGTCGATTCCGGTGCCGGGTGGCGAAGTGCTGCTCGACACGGTGGGCAGTGCCAGCGCGTTGGAAGTCCGCCAGGCGTTGGCCGAGGGGCGAGCGCCGAATCTCGCCCCCCACGTCGTGACCGTAACCGTCCGGCGAGCGACGTGGCGGGAGGCATTGCCGGGGTAGCAGTCGTGGTGGACCCTGGCCGGAATGTCGAAGCTGGGTGAGAAGCAGGAGTGGTTGCAGGTCGCCGAGGCGTTCGAGGCGAGCGGGCTGACGCAGAAGGCGTTCTCCGCGCAGAGAGGGCTGAGGCTGAGCACGTTGCAGTCGTGGGTGTACCGGCGCCGACGCCAGCACGCCCGGAAGGCCCCAGCGGTGCGCCTGTTGCCGATGGAAGTGGCGACCGTCGCGCAGGTGGGGCCCGTGCTGCTCGAGGTGGTGCTGGCCAGTGGAGCCCGGCTGCGGTTCCCCGCGGGCGCCGACGGCCGCGCCATCCGCCGAAGAGTCCGCTGGGGCAGGCGCTCTC
It contains:
- the tnpA gene encoding IS66 family insertion sequence element accessory protein TnpA, which encodes MSKLGEKQEWLQVAEAFEASGLTQKAFSAQRGLRLSTLQSWVYRRRRQHARKAPAVRLLPMEVATVAQVGPVLLEVVLASGARLRFPAGADGRAIRRRVRWGRRSPPRRSNGRR